In Deltaproteobacteria bacterium, one genomic interval encodes:
- a CDS encoding PIG-L family deacetylase — protein MSSATRSERTRRLAASVVLLLALAPPLPVPAVVLPEPKSGPPVPTLTLPPHPRVLFFAPHPDDEALAAGGLLYRLARAGDAVRVVFMTNGDGFPWAAQEDFHLKKPTDVDYLALGELRQREAFAAAQRLGLAKRHVSFLGFPDGGLAELWRAHWSRTHPYTSPYTKEDSPPYPGTVDPDVDYDGQDLTSVIARLLRDFRPTVVIMPHPYDTHLDHAHTSYFVTEAVEALQARHVLPKDLVILTYLVHDPFWPPAPSPDPLPPPSPSRVPDTAWAEVKLTPAELAVKEEALARYRSQVEVLADLFHRFERENELFGRVKSEVLAKIAAIH, from the coding sequence TTGTCCAGCGCTACAAGATCTGAACGCACGCGGCGCCTGGCGGCCTCCGTCGTCCTCCTGCTCGCGCTCGCCCCGCCGCTCCCCGTGCCGGCGGTCGTCCTTCCCGAGCCCAAGTCTGGCCCGCCGGTCCCGACGCTCACGCTCCCGCCCCACCCGCGGGTGCTCTTCTTCGCGCCCCACCCCGACGACGAAGCGCTCGCGGCGGGTGGGCTCCTCTACCGGCTGGCGCGTGCCGGCGATGCCGTGCGCGTCGTCTTCATGACGAACGGCGACGGCTTTCCCTGGGCGGCGCAGGAGGACTTCCACCTGAAGAAGCCGACCGACGTCGACTACCTGGCGCTCGGCGAGCTCCGCCAGCGCGAGGCGTTCGCCGCCGCGCAGCGGCTCGGGCTCGCGAAGCGCCATGTGTCCTTCCTCGGCTTCCCGGACGGGGGCCTCGCGGAGCTGTGGCGCGCCCACTGGTCGCGGACGCACCCCTACACCTCACCCTACACCAAGGAGGACAGCCCGCCCTACCCCGGGACGGTCGATCCCGACGTCGACTACGACGGCCAGGACCTCACGTCGGTGATCGCGCGCCTGCTGCGAGACTTCCGGCCGACGGTCGTCATCATGCCGCATCCCTACGACACGCACCTCGACCACGCCCATACGAGCTACTTCGTCACCGAGGCGGTGGAGGCCCTGCAGGCGCGGCACGTGCTGCCGAAGGACCTCGTGATCCTCACCTACCTCGTGCACGATCCGTTCTGGCCGCCCGCGCCCTCGCCCGACCCTCTGCCGCCGCCTTCCCCGTCCCGAGTTCCCGACACGGCGTGGGCGGAGGTCAAGCTCACCCCGGCCGAGCTCGCGGTGAAGGAGGAGGCACTCGCCCGCTACCGGAGCCAGGTAGAGGTGCTGGCGGATCTCTTCCACCGCTTCGAGCGCGAGAACGAGCTCTTCGGGCGGGTGAAGTCCGAGGTCCTGGCGAAGATCGCCGCGATTCATTAA